Part of the Caulobacter sp. SL161 genome is shown below.
TGGCTAGCCGAGGGGAGGCGGGCCGCATGACCGACCGCGCCCGCGTTCTGGGTGGTGTGGCCACCGAAGCACTGAAAGCTGCAGCTTTCGACCTGAGCCCCGAGCCTGCGTTGGTCGTCGATCACGACGGCGGTCTTGTCGCCGTGAACGAGGCCGCAGAGGCTTTGTTCGGCCACGGTCTGTCGCTTCTGGCGCGCGGGCGGTTCCGTGCAGCGCTGCCGCCCGGGTCGGTGCTGGTGTCGCTGCTGGATCGCGCAGTGTTCGAGGGTTGCCTCGTTCGCGAGCACGGCGTCGAGGTCAATCTCTTCGGTCAACCGCCCTTCGAGGCGGACGGCGCGGCCGTGCCATTGGGAGATGGCTCGGTTCTTCTGACCCTGCACGTGAAGGGTGTCCTGGGCGTGGACCGCAGCGCCGATGCGGCCGGACTTCGCTCCGTCGTCGGCCTTGGCAAGATGTTGGCCCACGAGATCAAGAACCCCTTGGCCGGTATTCGCGGCGCCGCGCAGCTCTTGAAGACGGGCGCCAGCGCCGTCGACCAGCCCCTGGCGCAACTCATTGTCGACGAAACCGATCGGATCCGCCGTCTCGTGGATCGCATGGAGGCGTTTTCGGAGCAGGCTCCGACCATGCGTGAGCCTGTCAATATCCACCAGGTGCTGGATCGGGTGCGTGCGCTGGTTGCCAATGGCGTCGCAGACGGCCTGACGCTGAAGGAAAGCTACGACCCTTCGCTGCCCCCTGTCTGGGGGGATGAGGATCACCTGATCCAGATCTTCCTGAACCTGATGAAGAACGCCGCCGAGGCCGCCCATATGCGTGGCGACGACCGTGGTGTGCTGTCGATCCACACGGCCTGGCGGCCCGGCGTCCGTGTCCGTGGTGCTGATGGCAAAGCCACGAGCGGCGCGCCGATCGAGGTGCGTGTGATCGATAACGGACCGGGCGTGCCCGCCACGCTGCGCGATCATCTCTTCCAGCCGTTTGTCACCACCAAGTCGAACGGCACGGGGCTGGGTCTGGCTTTGGTCACAAAATTAGTCACCGCCCACGGCGGTCTGATCGATTTTGAATCGGAGCCCGGCCGAACGGTCTTCCGCGTCTTGTTGCCTGTTGCCCCTGAAGCCGCTTCCGGAGACGTCCGAGCATGAACGCCGCGAGCAAGAAAATCCTGATCGCCGACGACGACAGCTCAATCCGTCTCGTCCTCAGTCAAGCCTTCACCCGCCTGGGCTACCAGGTCCGCGCCACGGGTAACGCCACGACATTGTTGAAGTGGGTGACCGACGGCGAGGGCGACCTCGTCGTGACCGATGTGATGATGCCGGACGAGAACGTCTTCGACGTTCTACCCAGGATCCGGAAAGAGCGGCCGAAGCTTCCTATCATCGTCATGAGCGCGCAGAACACCCTTCTGACGGCCGTTAACGCCGCCGACGCGGGCGCGTTCGAATATGTCTCCAAGCCGTTCGACCTCGATGACGTTACGGCTGCGGCGCGGCGCGCCTTGTCGCGGCCGGCGGACACTGAGGCCTCCAAGGCCCAGGCGCGGGCCATGCGTGATGAGCGCCTCCCGCTCATCGGGCGTTCGGCGCCGATGCAGGAGGTCTACCGCACCATCGCGCGTCTGGTTGGAGCGGATCTGACCGTTCTGATCCTTGGCGAAAGCGGCACCGGCAAGGAACTGGTGGCGCGCGCCCTGCACGAGCTTGGCCGTCGCCGCGACGGAAAGTTCGTGGTCATCAACCTGGCGGCCGTGCCGCGCGAACGGGTCGAGGCCGAGCTGTTCGGACGCGGCGAAGGGGACAACGGCCGGCTGGTCGAGGCCGACGGCGGCACGCTGTTCCTAGACGAGATTGGCGACATGCCCCTGGACGCCCAGACGCGTCTGCTTCGTGTGATCGATGGCACCGAGCCGGTGATCAACCCGAAGACCGGCCGTCGGCCGAACGTACGCATCATCGCCGCGACCAATCGCGACCTGCGCGGCCTGATCCAGCAGGGCCTGTTCCGCGAGGATCTCTTCTTCCGCCTGAACGTCGCGCCCGTCCGCTTGCCGCCGCTACGCGATCGCGCCGAAGACATCCCCGATCTGGCGCGCACCTTCCTGCTTCGCGCCGCGCGGGAGGGCCTGCCGGCCAAGACCATCGACCAAGGCGCCCTGGACCGTCTGAAGAGTCATCCCTGGCCGGGGAACGTGCGCGAGCTCGAAAACCTGATGCGTCGGATGTGCGCGCTCTACGCCGAAGAGCTGATCACATCCCGCATCGTGGACCGGGAGCTGCAGGATCACGCGCCTGCGGTACGGGCCGAAGAAGGGCCTGTGACGCTTTCGACTCTGGTGGAGCGTCATCTGGCGTCGCACTTCGCCGATCAGCCTGACGGCGTCCCGGCGCCGGGGCTCTACGATCGGATTCTGGAGGAGGTGGAGAGGCCGCTGATCCAGCTGACGCTGTCGGCGACGCGCGGCAACCAGGTGCGCGCCGCGGAGATTCTGGGCCTCAATCGCAACACGCTGCGCAAGAAGATCCAGGACCTTGGCGTGGAGATGACCCGCGGTCGTCGCTGACGGCTGCAGCTTTCGCGGCACATAACTGTTGAATTTGAGCCACACGCTCCTAAACTCGTGAGCGATGTCTTCAGTGGCTTACGCGACGGGATCCGATAGCCCGCCGACCCGGTTTAGCCGGGCCTGGTGGCGGGGGGTGTTGCGGTCGCGCTATCTGATGGGCGGCGGATATGCGTTGGCGGTGATCTTGACCGTCACGGGTGTCGCCCTGGCGTCTTCGCCACCGCGCACCGACTCGATCGGCGCCGCCAGCACCGTCATCCTGGTGGTGCTCGGCTTCAATCTCGTGCTCATTCTGGGCGTCGCCACCATCGTCGGCCTGCGGCTGTATGAGCTGATCGACGCACGGGCCAGCGACGCAGGCGCTCGCCTGCACCTGCGCTTTGTAGGTCTGTTTTCGCTGGCGGCCGTGGCGCCTGCCGTCATCGTCGCCCTGTTCTTCGGCGTGCTGGTCAACCGCGGCGTCGATGGCTGGTTCAGTGAGCGGGTCCAGACCGTGGTCGGCAACTCGGCCAAGGTCGCCAATTCCTACGTCGAACAGCAGAAGAACTATATTTCCGAGCATATCGGCCCGATGGCGGCCAGCCTGAACCAGGCCGCTCCGGCGCTGGCGCAGTCGCCAGTCGCTTTCGGTCATTTTCTGGCCGGCCTGACGCAGGACAACGGATTTTCGGCCGCCTATGTGCTCGATCGCGACGGCCGGATTCTGGCCCGCACCGAGGCGGAAGGCGCGCCACCCTTCCTGGCGCCGCCGCCCGCAAGTTTCGATTGGGCGGACGGCGGCGAGGCGAGCGCTCAGCGCTTTGTATCGACGGATCTGTTCCGCACGCTCTACAAGCTCAAGGGGTTCGACGACGGCTATCTCTACGTCGTTCGACCGATCGAGAAGGGCATTCTCAACCACCTCATAGAAACTCAGGACGCCCTGGTCTCCTATCGCGACGCCGAGCGCAGTCGCGGCCGCATCCAGGCGATCTTCGGGTTGAGCTATCTGGAGACGGCCCTGCTTGTGCTGGTGGCCGCCATCTGGGTGGGCATCGCGGCGGCGAACTCCATCGCCGGGCCTGTCGCAGGCTTGGTCGAGGCGGCCGGGCGCGTCTCAGGCGGCGATCTCGACGCGCGTGTGGAAGTCGAGCGGGGGCCAGAGGAAATCCGAGCGCTGTCCAACGCTTTCAACATGATGACCAGCGAACTCCAGCTCCAGCAGGCCGCGCTGAAGGCCGCCAGCCTGGACGCCGAAAGCCGCCGTCAGTTCATCGAGACAGTGCTTTCGGGCGTCAGCGCGGGCGTGGTCAGCCTCGATGATCGCGGCAAGATCTCGGCGGTCAACCGGCGCGCTGTGGCGCTTTTGGGCTTGCCGGATGACGCACTCGGCGTGGACCTCATCGCGCTGGCGCCGGAGTTCGAAACGGTCATGACCTCGCTCTCGGAAAGCCGGCCCGACACGGACGTCGAGGTCGACATCATGCGCGAGGGCGAGACGCGTCGGCTCCGCGTGCGGGCGGCCGGCCATTTCGCCGAAGGGCTCGTTCTGACCTTCGACGATATCACCCGTCTGGTGGCGGCCCAGCGAAACGCGGCCTGGAAGGACGTCGCCCGGCGGATCGCCCATGAGATCAAGAACCCGCTGACGCCGATCCAGCTATCCGCGGAACGTCTTCGCCGGAAGTACCGCAAGGAGATCGCAAGCGACCTGGAGACTTTCGATCGTTGCACCGACACCATCATCCGGCAGGTTGGCGACATCGGGCGCATGGTCGACGAGTTCTCGGCGTTCGCTCGCATGCCCGCGCCGCGCTTCGAGCCTTCGAACCTCACGGAGATGCTGCGGCAGGCTGTCTTCGCCCAACGGTTCCAGGACGCCGAGATTGAGGTCAGACTGGAGGAGCCCGGCGATGGCGACGTCTGGATCACCAGCGATGAACGAATGATCGGCCAGGCGCTGACCAATATCCTGAAGAATGCCGGCGAGGCGGTCGGCGCGCGGCGCGCCAACGAGCCTGAACTCCAAGGAGGCATCACCGCGACCCTCGTCTGTGAAGGCGATGAGCTGTGCGTGACGGTCGAGGACAACGGTGTGGGTCTGCCCGCCAAGGACCGCGACCGCCTGACCGAGCCCTATGTGACCACCCGCGAGAAGGGCACGGGCCTTGGCCTGGCCATCGT
Proteins encoded:
- a CDS encoding two-component system sensor histidine kinase NtrB — its product is MTDRARVLGGVATEALKAAAFDLSPEPALVVDHDGGLVAVNEAAEALFGHGLSLLARGRFRAALPPGSVLVSLLDRAVFEGCLVREHGVEVNLFGQPPFEADGAAVPLGDGSVLLTLHVKGVLGVDRSADAAGLRSVVGLGKMLAHEIKNPLAGIRGAAQLLKTGASAVDQPLAQLIVDETDRIRRLVDRMEAFSEQAPTMREPVNIHQVLDRVRALVANGVADGLTLKESYDPSLPPVWGDEDHLIQIFLNLMKNAAEAAHMRGDDRGVLSIHTAWRPGVRVRGADGKATSGAPIEVRVIDNGPGVPATLRDHLFQPFVTTKSNGTGLGLALVTKLVTAHGGLIDFESEPGRTVFRVLLPVAPEAASGDVRA
- a CDS encoding sigma 54-interacting transcriptional regulator produces the protein MNAASKKILIADDDSSIRLVLSQAFTRLGYQVRATGNATTLLKWVTDGEGDLVVTDVMMPDENVFDVLPRIRKERPKLPIIVMSAQNTLLTAVNAADAGAFEYVSKPFDLDDVTAAARRALSRPADTEASKAQARAMRDERLPLIGRSAPMQEVYRTIARLVGADLTVLILGESGTGKELVARALHELGRRRDGKFVVINLAAVPRERVEAELFGRGEGDNGRLVEADGGTLFLDEIGDMPLDAQTRLLRVIDGTEPVINPKTGRRPNVRIIAATNRDLRGLIQQGLFREDLFFRLNVAPVRLPPLRDRAEDIPDLARTFLLRAAREGLPAKTIDQGALDRLKSHPWPGNVRELENLMRRMCALYAEELITSRIVDRELQDHAPAVRAEEGPVTLSTLVERHLASHFADQPDGVPAPGLYDRILEEVERPLIQLTLSATRGNQVRAAEILGLNRNTLRKKIQDLGVEMTRGRR
- a CDS encoding sensor histidine kinase NtrY-like, which translates into the protein MSSVAYATGSDSPPTRFSRAWWRGVLRSRYLMGGGYALAVILTVTGVALASSPPRTDSIGAASTVILVVLGFNLVLILGVATIVGLRLYELIDARASDAGARLHLRFVGLFSLAAVAPAVIVALFFGVLVNRGVDGWFSERVQTVVGNSAKVANSYVEQQKNYISEHIGPMAASLNQAAPALAQSPVAFGHFLAGLTQDNGFSAAYVLDRDGRILARTEAEGAPPFLAPPPASFDWADGGEASAQRFVSTDLFRTLYKLKGFDDGYLYVVRPIEKGILNHLIETQDALVSYRDAERSRGRIQAIFGLSYLETALLVLVAAIWVGIAAANSIAGPVAGLVEAAGRVSGGDLDARVEVERGPEEIRALSNAFNMMTSELQLQQAALKAASLDAESRRQFIETVLSGVSAGVVSLDDRGKISAVNRRAVALLGLPDDALGVDLIALAPEFETVMTSLSESRPDTDVEVDIMREGETRRLRVRAAGHFAEGLVLTFDDITRLVAAQRNAAWKDVARRIAHEIKNPLTPIQLSAERLRRKYRKEIASDLETFDRCTDTIIRQVGDIGRMVDEFSAFARMPAPRFEPSNLTEMLRQAVFAQRFQDAEIEVRLEEPGDGDVWITSDERMIGQALTNILKNAGEAVGARRANEPELQGGITATLVCEGDELCVTVEDNGVGLPAKDRDRLTEPYVTTREKGTGLGLAIVKRIMEDHGGSLALVDAREPPGARVVMKFPTTARLPVAAQSGVEEMI